In one window of Chryseobacterium phocaeense DNA:
- a CDS encoding AraC family transcriptional regulator, whose protein sequence is MEQRITKRIKTITEFHRSRGLPPPEHPLISVVDYSTVQRPADIGEANWIFDFYMIALKTGINGKLKYGQQEYDFDEGTLFFIAPNQVFRIETHPFSQTTPSGWMLLIHPDFLWNMPLARTIKQYDFFDYSVNEALFLSKKEEATINGIMESIKEEYHAHIDMFSQNIMSSHLETLLNYSERFYERQFITRKITHHEILNRLENLLNDYFEGSDLVSKGLPTVQFVADQLYMSPNYLSRLLKTLTGQSTQQFIHDQLINKAKEKLSTTELSVSEIAYELGFEHPQSFTKLFKNKTKLSPSEFRASFL, encoded by the coding sequence ATGGAACAGCGGATCACCAAAAGAATTAAAACCATCACTGAATTTCACCGTTCAAGGGGACTGCCTCCTCCTGAACATCCGCTGATCAGTGTCGTTGATTACAGCACGGTCCAACGTCCTGCTGATATCGGTGAGGCCAACTGGATCTTCGATTTTTATATGATTGCCCTGAAAACCGGGATCAATGGAAAGCTGAAATATGGCCAGCAGGAGTATGATTTTGATGAAGGAACCCTATTTTTCATTGCCCCAAACCAGGTGTTCAGAATAGAAACCCATCCATTTTCCCAAACCACACCATCTGGTTGGATGCTGCTGATTCATCCGGACTTCTTGTGGAATATGCCTCTTGCCAGGACCATTAAACAATACGACTTCTTTGATTACTCCGTGAATGAAGCCCTGTTCCTGTCAAAAAAAGAAGAAGCAACCATCAACGGGATCATGGAAAGCATTAAGGAGGAATATCATGCTCACATTGACATGTTCAGCCAGAACATAATGAGTTCACACCTTGAAACCCTGCTCAATTACTCAGAAAGGTTTTATGAAAGGCAGTTTATCACCAGAAAGATCACGCATCATGAAATCCTTAACCGCCTGGAAAATTTACTGAACGATTATTTTGAAGGTAGTGACCTTGTTTCAAAAGGCCTGCCGACAGTACAGTTTGTGGCAGATCAGCTTTATATGTCCCCCAATTATCTCAGTCGTTTGCTGAAAACGCTTACCGGCCAAAGCACACAGCAGTTTATTCATGACCAGCTGATTAATAAAGCCAAAGAAAAGCTTTCCACCACAGAATTGTCCGTAAGTGAAATTGCGTATGAACTGGGGTTTGAACATCCACAGTCCTTTACCAAACTCTTTAAAAACAAGACCAAGCTCTCTCCCTCGGAATTCAGGGCTTCTTTTCTTTAA
- a CDS encoding NmrA family NAD(P)-binding protein, producing MNIVLTGSIGNIGKLLTQQLVKKGHSVTVISSNAERKSAIENLGAKAAIGSMFDAPFLTETFRGADVVYLMETMEAAGDLFDKSVDFIESIRKIGENYKTAVEHSGVKKVVHLSSIGAHTDQGTGIIVFHHYVEKILKQMPEDVAIRFIRPVGIYFNLFSFISTIKNKGAIISNWGGDKKEPWVSPLDIAEVVAEEIEQPFKGHSVRYVASDEVSPNEIAKALGAAIGQPDLKWEIVSDEEILNNWLNIGFNEQVAKGFIETQISQRTGKLYEDYEKHKPVLGKVKLADFAKEFAEAYRNE from the coding sequence ATGAATATTGTTTTAACAGGTTCTATCGGGAACATAGGAAAGCTGCTTACACAGCAATTGGTTAAAAAAGGTCACTCCGTAACAGTCATCAGCAGCAATGCAGAAAGAAAATCCGCTATTGAAAATCTTGGTGCAAAAGCAGCGATCGGAAGTATGTTTGATGCTCCGTTTTTAACTGAAACGTTCAGGGGAGCGGATGTAGTTTATCTCATGGAAACCATGGAAGCCGCAGGAGATCTGTTCGATAAAAGTGTTGATTTTATAGAATCCATCCGTAAAATAGGCGAAAATTATAAAACTGCCGTTGAGCATTCAGGCGTAAAAAAAGTGGTGCACCTCAGCAGTATCGGGGCACATACAGATCAGGGAACAGGGATTATTGTTTTTCACCATTATGTAGAAAAGATCCTGAAACAGATGCCGGAAGATGTGGCGATCAGGTTTATCCGTCCTGTAGGTATTTATTTCAACCTGTTTTCATTCATAAGTACCATAAAAAATAAAGGGGCTATTATTTCAAACTGGGGAGGCGATAAAAAAGAACCCTGGGTTTCTCCGCTGGATATTGCAGAAGTGGTTGCGGAGGAAATAGAACAGCCATTTAAAGGACACAGCGTCCGGTATGTGGCCAGTGATGAGGTTTCACCGAATGAAATAGCAAAAGCTTTAGGTGCTGCTATCGGTCAACCGGATCTGAAATGGGAAATTGTTTCTGATGAAGAAATACTGAACAACTGGTTAAACATAGGATTTAATGAGCAGGTGGCGAAAGGATTTATAGAAACCCAGATCAGCCAGCGTACCGGTAAGTTATATGAAGATTATGAAAAGCACAAACCCGTTTTGGGTAAGGTGAAGCTTGCTGATTTTGCCAAAGAATTTGCTGAAGCCTATAGAAATGAATAA
- a CDS encoding ABC transporter ATP-binding protein, protein MPLQIINLTKKFGEQTALNQINISIDKNEIIGLLGPNGAGKSTLMKSIVGALKIDEGEIIFNGMNIAENEIESKKKIGFLPENNPLYMEMYIKEYLQFVANIHKIPSTRVDEVIELVGITPEKSKKIGQLSKGYKQRVGLAQAIIHQPDLLILDEPTNGLDPNQIIEIRNVVKEIGQQKTVLLSTHIMQEVEALCSRVILIHKGNILQDCLIDEFKGRFNSLEEAFASYTAVS, encoded by the coding sequence ATGCCGCTTCAGATCATCAATTTGACCAAAAAATTTGGGGAACAGACTGCTTTAAACCAAATCAATATTTCCATTGATAAAAATGAAATCATAGGTCTTCTGGGACCGAACGGTGCCGGGAAATCCACGCTGATGAAATCTATTGTCGGGGCACTTAAAATTGATGAGGGTGAAATTATTTTTAATGGGATGAATATTGCGGAAAACGAAATTGAAAGCAAGAAGAAAATAGGTTTCTTACCTGAAAACAATCCGCTGTACATGGAAATGTACATTAAGGAATATCTTCAGTTTGTGGCCAACATCCATAAAATTCCGTCTACCCGAGTGGATGAAGTGATCGAGCTTGTAGGCATCACGCCCGAAAAATCGAAAAAGATCGGCCAGCTGTCAAAAGGATATAAGCAAAGAGTTGGACTTGCACAGGCCATTATTCACCAACCGGATCTGTTAATCCTTGATGAACCTACCAACGGGCTTGATCCTAACCAGATTATTGAGATCAGAAATGTGGTGAAGGAAATCGGTCAGCAGAAAACGGTGCTGCTTTCCACCCACATCATGCAGGAAGTGGAAGCTTTGTGTTCACGTGTTATCCTGATCCACAAAGGAAATATTCTTCAGGACTGCCTTATTGATGAGTTTAAAGGCAGATTCAACAGTCTGGAGGAAGCTTTTGCAAGTTATACGGCTGTTTCTTAA
- a CDS encoding patatin-like phospholipase family protein has product MNFERTGLVLSGGGTKGIAHAGVLKFLNEKKIDVEVLSCCSAGSIVGCLYAVGKTPDEILEFFNSVYFFNWKHFTFNQPGLVSSVIFRNYLKPIFHDMKLGDLNKEVKIVATELVSGTQKIFDENFEVVDAIIASCSIPGVTTPYIIDDEMYCDGGVLNNFPADIIREECDKLIGVFVSPPHDIEIKDLKTIKAIVSRSYDLLSYRVEKGKFDYCDWFISSQKLSSYGTFERRKDRLEEIFNIGYKAAEESYEASIFRSQLKQLGS; this is encoded by the coding sequence ATGAATTTTGAGAGAACAGGACTGGTTTTGTCAGGAGGCGGTACCAAAGGGATCGCCCATGCAGGAGTTTTAAAATTCTTGAACGAAAAAAAGATCGATGTAGAGGTTTTGTCCTGCTGCAGTGCGGGATCTATTGTAGGATGTCTTTATGCCGTTGGGAAAACACCGGATGAGATCCTGGAGTTTTTTAATTCGGTTTATTTTTTCAACTGGAAACATTTTACGTTCAATCAACCGGGTTTGGTTTCTTCCGTGATTTTCAGGAATTATCTGAAGCCTATTTTTCATGATATGAAACTGGGAGATCTGAACAAGGAGGTGAAAATTGTAGCAACAGAGCTTGTTTCCGGAACCCAGAAAATTTTTGACGAAAACTTTGAGGTGGTGGATGCCATTATTGCATCATGCTCCATTCCCGGAGTGACCACGCCATATATTATTGATGATGAAATGTATTGTGACGGGGGAGTTCTTAATAATTTCCCTGCAGACATTATACGGGAAGAATGCGATAAGCTGATCGGGGTTTTTGTTTCCCCGCCGCATGATATTGAAATTAAAGATCTCAAGACCATTAAAGCCATTGTTTCCCGCTCTTACGATCTTCTGTCATACAGGGTCGAAAAAGGAAAATTCGATTACTGTGACTGGTTTATATCATCTCAGAAGCTATCTTCTTACGGAACTTTTGAACGCAGGAAAGACCGTCTGGAAGAGATTTTCAATATTGGTTATAAAGCCGCGGAAGAAAGCTATGAAGCAAGCATTTTCCGTTCACAGCTGAAACAGCTTGGTTCATAA
- a CDS encoding DUF2306 domain-containing protein: MKNFLFVIICVLALIIGAYPLIYVFVEHKNTFLGTKVPEVVQNLIWRISFFLHIIFGGLALFIGWRQFGPKFRNKYPAVHRVIGKVYVFSVLISSISGIYIGLYANGGIISSLGFICLSCIWLITTVSSVLNVKKGNIQRHQHLMVYSYASTFAAVTLRLWYPLLKSWTGDPENSYLAVAWLCWIPNLFAAYFINKYLSVGRSEAGRGKIY, encoded by the coding sequence ATGAAAAATTTTCTTTTTGTGATCATTTGTGTATTGGCATTAATAATTGGTGCCTATCCCCTGATCTATGTTTTTGTTGAGCATAAAAATACTTTTCTGGGTACGAAGGTTCCGGAAGTGGTGCAAAACCTGATCTGGAGGATTTCATTCTTCCTGCATATTATTTTTGGAGGATTGGCATTGTTTATCGGATGGAGGCAATTCGGACCGAAATTCCGGAATAAATACCCTGCTGTTCACCGGGTAATAGGGAAGGTGTATGTTTTTTCTGTTCTGATCAGCTCAATATCCGGGATTTATATAGGTCTGTATGCCAACGGCGGGATTATTTCATCCTTAGGATTTATCTGTTTAAGCTGTATTTGGCTGATCACCACCGTTTCTTCTGTCCTGAATGTGAAAAAAGGGAATATTCAAAGGCATCAACACCTGATGGTGTACAGCTATGCCAGTACTTTTGCTGCCGTTACGCTGAGATTATGGTATCCGTTACTGAAATCCTGGACCGGGGATCCTGAAAATTCTTATCTGGCGGTAGCGTGGTTATGCTGGATTCCAAACCTTTTTGCAGCCTATTTTATCAATAAATATCTTAGTGTAGGGAGGAGTGAAGCTGGAAGAGGGAAGATATATTGA
- a CDS encoding S9 family peptidase: MKNKYTVLAFLLAGMLSAQGKSEVITPNENLIAENILPIPKSLNQALKKYSESRNAGLAGVHPNGKEIIAVTRFASTNQLHKISVPMGARKQITFFDEPVSNASYEPVKGEYLIYTKDTGGNEFGQLYKLDLKTLESKLLTDGGRSQNGGVTWKKDGSGFYFSSTKRNGGDRDIYYMNPLKPEDTQLILEVKGGGWGISDLSDDGKKLLISEYVSANDSYLYIYDLETKKLEPITDRKEKGVVQVHADFGKNNDEIFYLTDRDNEFTRLAVLNIKTKKIEYLTSAIPWNVEDYEVSKDHSRLAFVTNESGINKMYMMDTATGKYTQISQIPTGLIGGVSFSNDGKSLYFSSSAANSGADVYRMDMASHNIERWTESEQGEMQPADMAVPKLIAWNSFDKMKITGFYYPAASKFTGKRPVIISIHGGPEGQSMASSIGSSNYFTNEMGIAMIYPNVRGSSGFGKTFIAADNWDLRMNSVKDIGALLDWIAKQPELDKDRIMIMGGSYGGFMTLATAYEYADKIRCSVDIVGISDFNTFLKNTEEYRRDLRRVEYGDERIPKMAEFFTKIAPLNNIDKIKKPMFIIQGTNDPRVPVTEAVQMRDKLKAQGKTVWYLEAKNEGHGFRKKENVDFQRLATIRFMQEYLLK; encoded by the coding sequence ATGAAAAACAAATATACTGTTCTTGCTTTTTTACTGGCCGGAATGCTTTCTGCACAAGGGAAAAGTGAGGTGATCACTCCCAATGAAAATCTTATTGCAGAAAATATCCTGCCTATTCCCAAAAGCCTGAACCAGGCCCTTAAAAAGTATTCTGAAAGTAGGAATGCCGGCCTTGCAGGCGTCCACCCGAATGGTAAGGAAATCATTGCGGTTACCCGTTTTGCGTCTACCAATCAGCTTCACAAGATCTCTGTACCCATGGGTGCAAGAAAACAGATTACCTTTTTTGATGAACCTGTCAGCAATGCTTCTTATGAGCCGGTAAAAGGAGAATACCTGATCTACACGAAGGATACAGGAGGAAATGAATTCGGGCAGCTGTATAAGCTTGATCTGAAAACCCTTGAATCCAAACTTCTTACCGATGGAGGAAGGTCTCAGAATGGTGGAGTAACCTGGAAAAAAGACGGCTCAGGATTTTATTTTTCATCCACCAAAAGAAACGGAGGCGATAGGGATATATATTATATGAACCCCTTAAAGCCGGAAGATACACAGCTGATCCTGGAAGTGAAAGGCGGCGGCTGGGGGATCTCTGATCTTTCCGATGATGGTAAAAAGCTTCTGATCTCAGAATATGTTTCCGCCAATGATTCTTATCTGTACATCTATGATCTGGAAACCAAAAAGCTGGAACCCATCACAGACCGTAAAGAAAAAGGAGTGGTACAGGTTCACGCAGATTTCGGGAAAAATAATGATGAAATCTTCTACCTGACGGACCGGGATAATGAATTCACCAGACTGGCCGTTTTGAATATAAAAACAAAGAAAATAGAATACCTGACCTCTGCTATTCCGTGGAATGTGGAGGATTATGAAGTTTCCAAAGACCATTCCAGGCTGGCCTTTGTTACCAATGAAAGCGGAATCAACAAGATGTATATGATGGATACAGCCACAGGAAAATATACCCAGATAAGCCAGATCCCAACCGGACTGATTGGCGGAGTGAGTTTTTCGAATGATGGGAAATCCCTTTATTTTTCGAGTTCAGCGGCCAATTCAGGAGCAGATGTTTACAGAATGGATATGGCCAGCCACAATATCGAAAGATGGACAGAAAGCGAGCAGGGCGAAATGCAGCCGGCAGATATGGCTGTTCCCAAGCTGATAGCATGGAACAGTTTTGATAAAATGAAGATCACAGGATTCTACTATCCTGCTGCATCTAAGTTTACAGGAAAAAGACCGGTGATCATCTCTATTCACGGAGGTCCTGAAGGCCAGTCGATGGCATCTTCTATCGGCTCATCGAACTATTTTACCAATGAAATGGGAATTGCGATGATTTATCCCAATGTAAGAGGATCATCCGGCTTTGGAAAGACGTTTATTGCTGCCGATAACTGGGATCTGAGGATGAATTCCGTGAAAGATATCGGAGCTTTATTAGACTGGATCGCCAAACAGCCGGAACTGGATAAGGACAGGATTATGATCATGGGAGGAAGCTACGGCGGATTCATGACGCTGGCCACGGCGTATGAATATGCGGATAAGATCAGATGTTCCGTAGATATCGTGGGAATCTCAGATTTCAATACTTTCCTTAAAAATACGGAAGAATACCGGAGAGACCTGCGAAGAGTAGAGTATGGTGATGAAAGAATTCCTAAAATGGCTGAATTTTTCACGAAAATTGCCCCTCTGAATAATATAGACAAAATTAAAAAGCCAATGTTTATCATTCAGGGAACAAATGATCCGAGAGTTCCTGTTACGGAAGCTGTTCAGATGAGAGATAAGCTGAAAGCCCAGGGAAAAACAGTGTGGTATCTTGAAGCTAAAAATGAAGGCCACGGATTCAGAAAGAAAGAGAATGTAGACTTCCAGCGTTTGGCAACCATCAGGTTTATGCAGGAATATCTGCTTAAATAA
- a CDS encoding PH domain-containing protein, with protein sequence MFKKLAAEALGLGDIGKIIPAHDYDKVDSDDYILSEDREKIFFLIKSKRDEYCFTNRALIHIDGASALDKKRILRRYEYYQFPFSNIALQTAGTIDLDVEISFHIGNVPLMISVSKGQIDQLKDLYKALLAIQQEVHHNQSLLGFSVDSLQKAISTVASGKQENVSKSQELQNVNEYVFNWSKNSYEKYNQKDFSAIFEKYINN encoded by the coding sequence ATGTTTAAAAAACTTGCCGCAGAAGCCTTAGGACTTGGAGATATCGGGAAAATTATTCCTGCTCACGATTATGACAAGGTAGATTCAGATGATTACATCCTGTCTGAAGACCGTGAGAAGATTTTCTTCCTGATTAAATCTAAAAGAGATGAATACTGCTTTACCAACAGAGCTTTGATTCATATCGACGGAGCCAGCGCTCTGGATAAAAAAAGGATTTTAAGAAGATACGAATATTATCAGTTTCCGTTTTCAAATATTGCCCTGCAAACTGCGGGAACCATAGACCTTGACGTGGAAATTTCATTCCATATAGGAAATGTTCCTCTGATGATCAGCGTAAGCAAGGGCCAGATTGATCAGTTAAAAGATCTTTACAAAGCTCTTCTGGCCATTCAGCAGGAAGTTCATCACAACCAGTCGCTTTTAGGGTTTTCTGTAGACAGCCTTCAGAAAGCGATCAGTACGGTAGCTTCCGGAAAACAGGAAAATGTATCCAAAAGCCAGGAACTGCAGAATGTGAATGAATATGTGTTCAACTGGTCAAAGAACAGCTACGAAAAGTACAATCAGAAAGACTTTTCAGCGATTTTTGAAAAGTATATTAATAACTAG
- the lpdA gene encoding dihydrolipoyl dehydrogenase codes for MNYDIIVIGSGPGGYVTAIRAAQLGFKTAIIEKENLGGICLNWGCIPTKALLKSAQVFHYINHAEDYGLNKVEASFEFPNVIQRSRGVAGKMSKGIEFLMKKNKIDVILGTATVQKGKKVSVTDKDGKVTEYTGENIIIATGARSRELPNLPQDGKKVIGYRQALSLPEQPKSMIVVGSGAIGVEFADFYNTMGTKVTVVEFMPNIVPVEDEEISKHLEKSLKKTGIEIMTNASVESVDTSGEGVKATVKTANGTITLEADILLSAVGIAANIENIGLEDVGIQTDKGRVLVNEWYETSVPGYYAIGDIIPTQALAHVASAEGITCVEKIKGMHVEKIDYGNIPGCTYCHPEVASVGLTEKQAKEKGYEIKVGKFPLSASGKATANGNTDGFIKVIFDAKYGEWLGCHMIGEGVTDMVAEAVVARKLETTGHEIIKSIHPHPTVSEAIMEAAAAAYGEVIHI; via the coding sequence ATGAACTACGATATCATTGTCATCGGAAGCGGGCCTGGCGGTTATGTTACAGCGATCAGAGCAGCACAATTGGGTTTCAAAACTGCAATTATCGAGAAAGAAAATTTAGGAGGTATCTGCCTGAACTGGGGATGTATTCCTACGAAAGCTTTATTGAAATCTGCTCAGGTTTTTCATTATATCAACCATGCTGAAGACTATGGTCTGAATAAAGTGGAAGCAAGCTTTGAATTTCCAAACGTGATCCAGAGAAGCCGTGGCGTGGCCGGCAAGATGAGCAAAGGAATTGAATTCCTGATGAAGAAGAACAAGATAGACGTTATTTTGGGTACGGCTACAGTACAGAAAGGTAAAAAAGTTTCTGTTACAGATAAAGACGGTAAAGTAACCGAATATACAGGAGAGAATATCATTATCGCCACAGGAGCACGTTCAAGAGAGCTTCCAAACCTTCCTCAGGATGGTAAGAAAGTAATCGGATACAGACAGGCATTATCTCTTCCCGAGCAGCCGAAATCTATGATTGTTGTAGGTTCAGGAGCTATCGGGGTAGAATTTGCAGATTTCTATAACACCATGGGAACTAAAGTAACCGTTGTGGAATTCATGCCGAACATTGTTCCTGTAGAAGATGAAGAAATTTCTAAACACTTGGAAAAGTCTCTTAAAAAGACAGGGATCGAGATCATGACCAATGCATCTGTAGAAAGCGTTGATACCAGCGGAGAAGGAGTGAAAGCGACTGTGAAAACAGCTAACGGAACCATTACCCTTGAAGCGGATATCTTACTTTCTGCCGTAGGTATCGCTGCCAATATAGAAAACATCGGATTGGAAGACGTAGGAATCCAGACGGATAAAGGAAGAGTTTTGGTAAACGAATGGTATGAAACGTCAGTACCGGGTTACTATGCGATCGGTGATATCATTCCTACCCAGGCTCTGGCGCACGTTGCTTCAGCAGAAGGAATCACTTGCGTAGAGAAGATCAAAGGAATGCATGTTGAGAAAATCGACTACGGCAATATCCCTGGATGTACGTATTGTCACCCTGAAGTTGCATCAGTAGGTCTTACTGAAAAGCAGGCCAAAGAAAAAGGATACGAGATCAAAGTTGGTAAATTCCCGCTTTCTGCAAGTGGTAAAGCTACCGCTAACGGAAATACCGACGGTTTCATCAAAGTAATTTTTGATGCTAAATACGGCGAATGGCTAGGATGCCACATGATCGGGGAAGGTGTTACGGACATGGTTGCAGAGGCCGTGGTTGCCAGAAAACTGGAAACTACAGGCCATGAGATCATTAAATCTATCCACCCTCACCCAACCGTTTCCGAAGCTATTATGGAAGCCGCTGCAGCAGCTTACGGTGAAGTGATCCACATTTAA
- a CDS encoding beta-glucosidase, whose product MNLNLIKVTVITLSLSSVFLYAQKEKTLYKDPKQPVEARVQDLLKRMTPEEKFWQCFMIPGDLDHVPKDQYKHGIFGLQVSASNQGGGAAGQLLTYNAGEDAEMLAKKINAIQKYFIEESRLGIPIIPFDEALHGLMREGATAFPQAVGLAATFNPELMKQVSSAIAKESRLRGIRQILTPVVNLASDVRWGRTEETYGEDPFLTSVMGMSFVTSFENMGIITTPKHFLANVGEGGRDSYPVHWSRRYLEETHLVPFHKAFTSGKSRSVMTSYNLLDGRPSTANHWLLTEKLKKDWNFKGFVISDASAVGGANVLHFTAKDYDDASAQAMNAGLDVIFQTEYKHYSLFIPPFLDGRISKERIDDAVARVLRAKFELGLFENPYVSDQEIRELKKINHKPLAEKSALESIVLLQNEKETLPVSVHAKKIAVIGTDAFDARLGGYSGPGNHKVSILEGIKNFTKDKNIEVSYAKGITWDLKNFKTVPAGLLSFENSKGLKGQYFSNPELKGTAAFERQDEQINFKWTLYSPDPEKLQPDHYSIRWTGKLSAPGTGKYHFGLRGNDGSRLYLDGKLIIDQWEKSGYSTKTAAIDFVKDRKYDIVIEFRESRGEGNIDLIWNYGIDDYQKDFDDALKTAEKADHIIITAGIHEGEFQDRSSLALPGNQEEFIQEVSKLNKPVTVILIGGSAIKTTAWKDKAGAILDVWYPGEEGGNAVAKILFGAENPSGKLPVTFPAEEGQLPLTYNHHPTGRGNDYYDLSGEPLYPFGFGLSYTTFELSDLHLSKMKYSENDTIIADIKIKNTGTRAGSEVVQLYVKDILASVARPVIELKGFQKIYLNPGESRQLTIQVPVRDLQFLDEDMKWTVEKGTYRIMVGNSSRNLPLKQNIEIE is encoded by the coding sequence ATGAATCTGAATTTGATTAAAGTCACGGTCATTACCCTTTCGCTGAGTTCGGTTTTCCTGTATGCGCAGAAAGAAAAAACTTTGTACAAGGACCCAAAACAGCCGGTTGAAGCACGGGTTCAGGATCTGTTGAAGAGAATGACACCCGAAGAAAAATTCTGGCAGTGTTTTATGATTCCCGGAGATCTGGATCATGTACCCAAAGACCAGTATAAACATGGAATTTTTGGGCTGCAGGTAAGTGCTTCAAATCAGGGAGGTGGCGCAGCCGGGCAACTGTTGACCTATAATGCCGGGGAGGATGCTGAAATGCTTGCCAAAAAGATCAATGCGATTCAGAAATATTTCATTGAAGAATCCCGGCTGGGAATTCCCATTATTCCGTTTGACGAGGCTTTACACGGCCTGATGCGTGAAGGAGCTACCGCTTTTCCGCAAGCTGTAGGGCTGGCAGCCACCTTTAATCCTGAACTTATGAAACAGGTGTCCTCCGCCATCGCAAAAGAATCGAGATTAAGAGGAATCCGGCAGATCCTGACGCCGGTAGTCAACCTGGCCAGTGATGTGAGGTGGGGCCGGACGGAAGAAACTTATGGGGAAGATCCTTTTTTAACCTCTGTAATGGGCATGAGTTTTGTAACCTCGTTCGAAAATATGGGAATCATCACCACCCCGAAACATTTTTTAGCCAATGTAGGAGAAGGCGGGCGGGATTCCTATCCCGTTCACTGGAGCAGAAGATATCTTGAAGAAACCCATCTTGTTCCTTTTCATAAAGCTTTTACCTCAGGAAAAAGCAGATCGGTAATGACATCCTATAATCTTTTGGACGGAAGGCCTTCTACGGCCAATCACTGGCTGCTCACGGAAAAGCTGAAAAAAGACTGGAATTTTAAAGGATTTGTGATCAGCGATGCAAGTGCGGTAGGTGGAGCGAATGTACTCCATTTTACGGCAAAAGATTATGATGACGCATCCGCACAGGCCATGAATGCAGGACTTGATGTGATATTCCAGACAGAATACAAGCATTATTCATTATTTATACCTCCTTTTCTGGATGGCCGGATTTCAAAAGAAAGAATAGATGATGCCGTGGCAAGGGTTTTAAGGGCAAAGTTTGAGCTTGGGCTTTTTGAAAACCCTTATGTTTCCGATCAGGAAATCCGGGAATTAAAAAAAATCAATCATAAACCTCTGGCGGAAAAATCAGCACTTGAATCCATTGTTTTATTACAGAATGAAAAGGAGACACTTCCTGTTTCCGTTCATGCTAAAAAAATCGCGGTGATCGGGACAGATGCTTTTGATGCAAGGCTTGGCGGGTATTCAGGACCGGGGAACCATAAGGTCAGCATTCTGGAAGGCATTAAAAATTTCACAAAAGATAAAAATATTGAAGTCTCTTATGCAAAGGGGATTACGTGGGACCTGAAAAATTTTAAAACAGTTCCCGCCGGACTCTTGTCTTTTGAAAATAGCAAAGGATTAAAAGGACAATATTTTTCAAATCCTGAATTAAAAGGAACCGCTGCTTTTGAAAGACAGGATGAGCAGATTAATTTTAAATGGACACTGTACTCACCCGATCCTGAAAAACTTCAGCCGGACCACTACAGCATCCGCTGGACGGGAAAACTGAGCGCTCCTGGCACCGGAAAGTATCATTTCGGACTGCGTGGGAATGATGGTTCCCGTTTGTATCTGGATGGAAAATTAATCATTGATCAATGGGAAAAATCCGGATATTCCACGAAAACTGCCGCCATAGATTTTGTTAAAGACCGGAAGTATGACATCGTCATAGAATTCCGTGAAAGCAGGGGAGAAGGGAATATTGACCTGATCTGGAATTATGGGATAGATGATTATCAGAAAGACTTTGATGACGCTCTAAAAACAGCAGAAAAAGCAGATCATATCATTATTACAGCAGGGATTCACGAAGGAGAGTTTCAGGACCGTTCTTCACTGGCACTGCCTGGAAATCAGGAAGAATTTATTCAGGAAGTTTCAAAGCTTAATAAACCCGTTACGGTAATTCTGATAGGGGGATCTGCTATTAAAACAACAGCCTGGAAAGATAAGGCAGGAGCTATCTTAGATGTCTGGTATCCCGGGGAAGAAGGGGGAAATGCAGTGGCGAAAATTCTTTTCGGGGCAGAAAATCCTTCCGGGAAATTACCTGTTACATTCCCGGCAGAAGAAGGACAGCTCCCACTGACTTACAACCACCACCCGACTGGAAGGGGAAATGATTATTATGACCTTAGCGGTGAACCGTTGTATCCTTTTGGATTTGGACTCAGCTATACCACCTTCGAACTTTCAGATCTGCATTTGAGCAAAATGAAATATTCGGAAAATGATACCATTATTGCTGATATTAAAATCAAAAACACAGGAACAAGAGCAGGCAGTGAAGTGGTTCAGCTCTATGTGAAAGATATTCTGGCATCCGTTGCAAGGCCTGTTATTGAGCTTAAAGGTTTTCAAAAAATCTATTTAAATCCCGGAGAATCCAGACAGCTGACCATTCAGGTTCCGGTCAGGGACCTGCAGTTTTTAGATGAAGATATGAAATGGACCGTAGAAAAAGGAACGTACAGGATTATGGTTGGGAATTCGTCCAGAAACCTTCCGTTAAAGCAGAATATTGAGATTGAATAA